One region of Thunnus albacares chromosome 8, fThuAlb1.1, whole genome shotgun sequence genomic DNA includes:
- the LOC122987682 gene encoding B-cell receptor CD22-like isoform X1, with product MMESWILISLLVIPGTVSAWSVTFETRTSCVLKGSSVEFRCSYNYTVGETVRKTVWSKGGFKNGTWKRTELSNLTSYEGRVQYLGDQLHDCSLAIHDLQDNDTGYYYFRFDTDTYGWRSRKSVYLSVTELSARVIPNTVRAGDNVILECGTSCQLPTTVWFKDGHPVAKPEFQAQAEDSGKYSCAVKGQESVQSDPVALDVQSPPLNVSVEVSHSGQVALGSSVNLTCSSASNPAADSYTWYKRTDSSSSQLLQVGTGQVLSLPSLEASQTGLYLCQVRNRLGKNNSTEVLLTLHSSNSPPLNVSVEVSHSGQVSLGSSVNLTCSSASNPAADSYTWYKRTDSSSSQLFQVGTGQVLSLPSLEASQTGLYLCQVRNRLGKNNSTEVLLTLHSSNIHHLILPVGIGVLSVIVLLLPLVIVWAWRRKSKSAVDKEDDSPDYENISNILVGQKNKATQKEMPV from the exons ATGATGGAAAGTTGGATTCTGATTAGTCTGCTTGTAATTCCAG GAACTGTAAGTGCTTGGTCAGTGACTTTTGAAACCCGAACTTCATGTGTTTTGAAAGGatcatcagtggagttcaggtgCTCATACAACTACACAGTTGGGGAAACTGTTAGAAAGACTGTGTGGTCCAAGGGGGGATTCAAAAATGGCACATGGAAACGGACTGAGCTCTCAAACCTTACTTCATATGAAGGTCGTGTTCAATATCTTGGTGACCAGCTGCATGACTGTAGCCTGGCAATTCATGACCTGCAGGATAATGACACTGGATATTACTACTTCAGGTTTGATACGGACACATATGGATGGCGAAGTAGGAAATCAgtctatctgtctgtcacag AGCTGAGTGCCAGAGTGATCCCAAACACTGTGAGAGCCGGAGACAATGTGATTCTTGAATGTGGGACATCCTGCCAACTTCCCACCACAGTCTGGTTCAAAGATGGACATCCAGTAGCCAAACCAGAGTTCCAGGCCCAGGCAGAGGACTCTGGGAAATATTCATGTGCTGTCAAAGGACAGGAGTCTGTGCAATCAGACCCTGTGGCTCTGGATGTTCAGA GTCCTCCATTGAATGTTTCTGTTGAGGTGAGTCATTCTGGACAGGTGGCACTAGGCAGCAGTGTGAATCTGACATGCAGCAGTGCATCTAACCCAGCAGCAGACAGCTACACCTGGTACAAGAGGACAGATTCTTCCAGCTCGCAGCTGCTCCAGGTGGGCACAGGACAGGTgctttctcttccctctttgGAGGCGTCCCAAACTGGACTCTATCTCTGCCAGGTCAGGAACCGCCTGGGGAAGAACAACTCAACTGAAGTGCTGCTGACACTGCACTCATCAAACA GTCCTCCATTGAATGTTTCTGTTGAGGTGAGTCATTCTGGACAGGTGTCACTAGGCAGCAGTGTGAATCTGACATGCAGCAGTGCATCTAACCCAGCAGCAGACAGCTACACCTGGTACAAGAGGACAGATTCTTCCAGCTCGCAGCTGTTCCAGGTGGGCACAGGACAGGTgctttctcttccctctttgGAGGCGTCCCAAACTGGACTCTATCTCTGCCAGGTCAGGAACCGCCTGGGGAAGAACAACTCAACTGAAGTGCTGCTGACACTGCACTCATCAAACA TTCACCATCTCATCCTCCCTGTTGGTATTGGAGTCTTAtctgttattgtgctgttgcTTCCACTGGTCATTGTATGGGCTTG GAGGCGTAAAAGTAAGTCTGCTGTGGACAAAGAG GACGACAGCCCCGATTatgaaaacatcagcaacatcTTGGTGGGTCAAAAAAACAAGGCTACACAGAAAGAAATGCCTGTTTAA
- the LOC122987682 gene encoding B-cell receptor CD22-like isoform X2, with amino-acid sequence MMESWILISLLVIPGTVSAWSVTFETRTSCVLKGSSVEFRCSYNYTVGETVRKTVWSKGGFKNGTWKRTELSNLTSYEGRVQYLGDQLHDCSLAIHDLQDNDTGYYYFRFDTDTYGWRSRKSVYLSVTELSARVIPNTVRAGDNVILECGTSCQLPTTVWFKDGHPVAKPEFQAQAEDSGKYSCAVKGQESVQSDPVALDVQSPPLNVSVEVSHSGQVALGSSVNLTCSSASNPAADSYTWYKRTDSSSSQLLQVGTGQVLSLPSLEASQTGLYLCQVRNRLGKNNSTEVLLTLHSSNIHHLILPVGIGVLSVIVLLLPLVIVWAWRRKSKSAVDKEDDSPDYENISNILVGQKNKATQKEMPV; translated from the exons ATGATGGAAAGTTGGATTCTGATTAGTCTGCTTGTAATTCCAG GAACTGTAAGTGCTTGGTCAGTGACTTTTGAAACCCGAACTTCATGTGTTTTGAAAGGatcatcagtggagttcaggtgCTCATACAACTACACAGTTGGGGAAACTGTTAGAAAGACTGTGTGGTCCAAGGGGGGATTCAAAAATGGCACATGGAAACGGACTGAGCTCTCAAACCTTACTTCATATGAAGGTCGTGTTCAATATCTTGGTGACCAGCTGCATGACTGTAGCCTGGCAATTCATGACCTGCAGGATAATGACACTGGATATTACTACTTCAGGTTTGATACGGACACATATGGATGGCGAAGTAGGAAATCAgtctatctgtctgtcacag AGCTGAGTGCCAGAGTGATCCCAAACACTGTGAGAGCCGGAGACAATGTGATTCTTGAATGTGGGACATCCTGCCAACTTCCCACCACAGTCTGGTTCAAAGATGGACATCCAGTAGCCAAACCAGAGTTCCAGGCCCAGGCAGAGGACTCTGGGAAATATTCATGTGCTGTCAAAGGACAGGAGTCTGTGCAATCAGACCCTGTGGCTCTGGATGTTCAGA GTCCTCCATTGAATGTTTCTGTTGAGGTGAGTCATTCTGGACAGGTGGCACTAGGCAGCAGTGTGAATCTGACATGCAGCAGTGCATCTAACCCAGCAGCAGACAGCTACACCTGGTACAAGAGGACAGATTCTTCCAGCTCGCAGCTGCTCCAGGTGGGCACAGGACAGGTgctttctcttccctctttgGAGGCGTCCCAAACTGGACTCTATCTCTGCCAGGTCAGGAACCGCCTGGGGAAGAACAACTCAACTGAAGTGCTGCTGACACTGCACTCATCAAACA TTCACCATCTCATCCTCCCTGTTGGTATTGGAGTCTTAtctgttattgtgctgttgcTTCCACTGGTCATTGTATGGGCTTG GAGGCGTAAAAGTAAGTCTGCTGTGGACAAAGAG GACGACAGCCCCGATTatgaaaacatcagcaacatcTTGGTGGGTCAAAAAAACAAGGCTACACAGAAAGAAATGCCTGTTTAA
- the LOC122987685 gene encoding B-cell receptor CD22-like produces MSGDMAQSCWLLLTLSLKGILASDWSVNLPSGPICAVIGSSVVLPCSYDYPRGEGQLSTEANRLESGGAEEGQQYKVSSVMWCLEESRCITPRYVFHSDGIFPDPSYQSRVQYLEPGTKNCSLRISDLRQSDSGTYVFYLITNHPTQKMPEQSGIQLLVADSSSTVTALASRSSDITEGVDLRLGCCSPAAGPDTRFTWYKNTSTDLRYTGQTWKMSEVTSADSGSYYCQIQTGDKVQKSAMLDIDVQYPPRDTVVSVLTAGELKEGLPVTLTCSSDANPLVRTYTWYQGAACLPTADKSFHQGRQTLADTGRGQTLSSVNVTTDGYRQHCCVARNRHGSQTYVVSLRDSGATTPSETSGGRTVVIVVTVGVLLAILIVVAFIMSRRRKSSTHRSYVLTETTATGP; encoded by the exons ATGAGTGGAGACATGGCACagagctgctggctgctgctcACACTCTCCCTGAAAG GTATTCTTGCAAGTGATTGGTCAGTTAATCTCCCTTCTGGACCTAtctgtgctgtgattggctcCTCTGTGGTTCTCCCTTGTTCCTATGACTACCCCAGAGGAGAGGGACAGCTCTCTACTGAG GCAAATAGGCTCGAgagtggaggagctgaagaaggaCAACAGTACAAAGTTTCGTCTGTGATGTGGTGTCTCGAAGAGAGCCGCTGTATCACACCAAG ATATGTGTTCCACAGTGATGGTATCTTCCCAGATCCATCTTACCAGAGCAGGGTGCAGTACCTGGAACCAGGAACAAAGAACTGTTCTCTAAGGATTTCTGATCTGAGACAGTCGGACAGTGGAACCTACGTGTTTTACCTCATCACCAACCATCCAACACAGAAGATGCCAGAGCAGAGCGGCATACAGCTCCTGGTGGCAG ACTCCTCCAGCACAGTCACAGCGTTAGCGAGTCGTtccagtgacatcactgaggGTGTAGACTTACGTCTGGGCTGCTGCAGCCCTGCGGCCGGTCCAGACACCCGTTTCACATGGTACAAGAACACAAGCACCGACCTTAGATATACTGGACAGACATGGAAAATGAGTGAAGTTACGTCTGCTGACTCTGGCAGCTACTACTGCCAGATACAGACCGGAGACAAAGTACAGAAGTCAGCAATGCTGGACATCGAtgtacaat ACCCTCCTCGAGACACAGTTGTCTCAGTCCTTACTGCTGGAGAGCTGAAAGAGGGTCTTCCTGTGACCCTGACCTgcagcagtgatgctaaccctCTTGTCCGCACATACACATGGTACCAGGGTGCAGCGTGCCTCCCTACAGCAGACAAAAGCTTTCATCAGGGAAGACAAACCCTAGCTGACACAGGAAGAGGccaaacactcagcagtgtaaACGTCACTACTGATGGATACAGGCAGCACTGCTGTGTGGCACGCAACAGACACGGATCACAGACTTACGTTGTAAGCCTCAGAGATTCAGGAG CAACAACCCCATCAGAGACTTCAGGAGGCAGAACGGTTGTTATTGTCGTGACCGTCGGTGTCCTACTGGCTATTTTAATTGTAGTTGCCTTTATCATGTCAAG GAGACGGAAGTCATCCACACACCGGTCATATGTCCTCACTGAGACAACTGCTACAGGACCTTAA